A genome region from Thermomonospora amylolytica includes the following:
- a CDS encoding aminotransferase-like domain-containing protein — protein sequence MASVADLLRTEAARLRPGDRLPSSRALVARLGVSPVTVSRALARLAAEGLVVTRPGSGTFVAERPRGVRARRPADHGWQAVALGDRAVDPGGVAALLTPPPEGVIAMGGGYLPASLQPLQALATAAARAARRPDAWERPPLAGIGGLRAWFARAVGGEITPADVLITGGGQQAIGIALRAMLPPGAPLLVESPTYQGVLSAARAAGLHTVPVPVDGSGVRPDLLADAFAMTGARAFYCQPTFHNPTGAVLSPDRREQVLSVARAAGAFVIEDDFARHLAIEPAPPPLAADDPDGRVVHISSLTKAAAPSLRIAALIARGPVAERLRALQVVDSFFPARHLQETALDLVGSPAWERHRRTVRAALRERRDALAAALARELPGLAFESPRGGQHLWARLPDGVDDVALADAALREGVVVNAGRPYFPAEPDGAYLRIGYAMAASVAELAEGVRRLARALDGYSLGARR from the coding sequence ATCGCCTCCGTGGCCGATCTGCTGCGCACCGAGGCGGCCCGGCTGCGGCCCGGGGACCGGCTGCCGTCCAGCCGGGCGCTGGTGGCCCGGCTGGGGGTGAGCCCGGTGACCGTGTCGCGGGCGCTGGCGCGGCTGGCCGCCGAGGGCCTGGTGGTCACCCGGCCGGGCAGCGGCACGTTCGTGGCCGAGCGCCCCCGCGGGGTGCGGGCCCGGCGGCCGGCCGACCACGGCTGGCAGGCGGTCGCGCTGGGCGACCGCGCGGTGGACCCCGGCGGGGTCGCCGCGCTGCTCACCCCTCCCCCGGAGGGCGTGATCGCGATGGGCGGCGGATACCTGCCCGCGTCCCTGCAGCCGCTGCAGGCGCTGGCGACCGCCGCGGCCCGCGCCGCGCGCCGCCCGGACGCCTGGGAGCGCCCGCCGCTCGCCGGGATCGGCGGACTGCGGGCGTGGTTCGCCCGTGCGGTCGGCGGCGAGATCACCCCGGCCGACGTGCTGATCACCGGCGGCGGGCAGCAGGCGATCGGCATCGCGCTGCGCGCCATGCTGCCGCCCGGCGCCCCGCTGCTGGTGGAGTCGCCGACCTACCAGGGGGTGCTGTCGGCGGCGCGGGCGGCGGGCCTGCACACGGTCCCGGTGCCGGTGGACGGCTCGGGAGTGCGGCCGGACCTGCTGGCGGACGCGTTCGCGATGACGGGCGCGCGGGCGTTCTACTGCCAGCCGACGTTCCACAACCCGACCGGCGCCGTGCTGTCCCCCGACCGGCGCGAGCAGGTGCTGTCGGTGGCGCGGGCCGCCGGGGCGTTCGTCATCGAGGACGACTTCGCGCGGCATCTGGCGATCGAGCCCGCTCCCCCGCCGCTGGCCGCCGACGACCCCGACGGGCGGGTGGTGCACATCTCCTCGCTGACCAAGGCGGCGGCGCCGAGCCTGCGGATCGCGGCGCTGATCGCGCGCGGCCCGGTCGCCGAACGGCTGCGCGCCCTGCAGGTGGTGGACTCGTTCTTCCCGGCCCGGCACCTGCAGGAGACGGCGCTGGACCTGGTCGGCTCCCCGGCGTGGGAGCGGCACCGGCGGACGGTCCGCGCCGCGCTGCGCGAGCGCCGGGACGCGCTGGCCGCCGCGCTGGCCCGGGAGCTGCCCGGCCTGGCGTTCGAGTCCCCTCGGGGAGGGCAGCACCTGTGGGCCCGGCTCCCGGACGGGGTGGACGACGTCGCGCTGGCCGACGCGGCGCTGCGCGAGGGCGTGGTGGTCAACGCCGGGCGGCCGTACTTCCCCGCCGAACCGGACGGCGCGTACCTGCGGATCGGTTACGCGATGGCGGCCTCCGTCGCCGAGCTGGCCGAGGGCGTCCGCAGGCTCGCCCGGGCCCTGGACGGCTATAGCCTGGGCGCACGGCGGTGA